From Bacillus solimangrovi, one genomic window encodes:
- a CDS encoding helix-turn-helix domain-containing protein — translation MKDNNYQPKPLLTKREREVFELLVQDKATKEIAAELFISEKTVRNHISNEMRSDSKFLYYVT, via the coding sequence TTGAAGGATAATAACTACCAGCCGAAGCCTTTATTAACAAAAAGAGAAAGAGAAGTATTTGAATTGCTCGTTCAAGATAAAGCAACGAAGGAAATCGCAGCGGAATTATTTATAAGTGAAAAAACCGTGCGCAATCACATTTCAAATGAGATGAGGAGTGATAGCAAATTTTTGTATTATGTTACATAG